From the Chloroflexota bacterium genome, one window contains:
- a CDS encoding HypC/HybG/HupF family hydrogenase formation chaperone codes for MCLGVPGKIVDIYEASGLKMGRVDFGGVTKEACLEYVPDIQVGEYTVIHVGFAISRLSEADAQETLALLREVGAFEEELGAPNEIT; via the coding sequence ATGTGTCTCGGGGTTCCCGGCAAAATAGTTGACATTTATGAGGCGAGCGGCTTGAAAATGGGGCGCGTCGATTTCGGCGGCGTCACCAAAGAAGCGTGCCTCGAATACGTCCCGGATATTCAAGTGGGCGAATACACGGTGATTCACGTTGGCTTTGCGATCTCGCGTCTGTCGGAAGCGGACGCGCAAGAGACGCTGGCGTTGTTGCGCGAGGTGGGCGCATTCGAGGAGGAGTTGGGGGCACCGAATGAAATCACTTGA